The Elusimicrobiota bacterium sequence CCAACAATTTAGGTGAACACACGTGTAGGATGGGGCTGTAGCTCAGCTGGGAGAGCGCGTCGTTCGCAACGACGAGGTCGAGGGTTCGATCCCCTTCAGCTCCACATTTTATTCGTCTCGAACTCATTAAAAGGGTCTGACCTTTCTATAAGGTTGGACCCTTTACTGTTTTCGGCGGGCGGGCGGGGGAAAACCGGGGACACGGCGGAACCGGGGGAGGAAGGAACCTCTTTTAAGGGCGATTCTCCGTCGGGCGGAAGGGACAGGCGGAAGCGGGCGGTGATGCTCTCTTTCCCATAATAGACCTTCTCGATCCTTTGCCGAACGGACAACGCCTTTTCAATTCCGGTTTTGCGCGCGCTTTTTAAAATATGCTTTTGGAGTTCGTTTTGAAGAAATTCGGGGGTCAGCGGGGCCGTTTCTTGTAACGGTTCGATCCCGTTTTCAGGGGGATCTTTTATTTGGTCCTTGGCCGAAACAATGAGCTGTTTCAGGTAGAAGGGGTCCCGGGACAGTCTGGCAAGATTTTGGTGAATGGTGGTCTCTAAGCGGGCCGCGCTAATTTGGCGGGTCGTGCAGGCGTTCCAGCCCTTGTGGTTGGTTGAGGTGCAACGGTAGTAATGGTAACGGCGGGTGCCCTCCGGGGTTTTCTTATCGGTGAAAGTTGGGCTCATGTTGGAATGGCATTCCTTACACTCCAGGATCCCGGTGTAGGGGAGGTGATGATAGGAAGAACCCGGTTTCCTGGCTTCCTGGGCGCTTTCGGACATCAGGGCCTGAACATGGTTGAATAGCTGTTCCGAAATGATGGGTTCGTGGGCGCCGGGAAGGACTTTCCCCTTGTAAACAATCTTTCCCGCACTGGCCGGGCATTTCAGAACGCGCAAAACAAAGGTGTCCGACAAGGTCGTCCGCTCGTGCCATGAATCCCTTAAGCATAACGTTACCTGATGGGCAGAGCGTAACTCGGCGTACTTCTCAAAGATGAACCGGACGACACGGGCGCGGCGATGGTCCACAACGAGTTTTCCCTCCACTTTCTGGAAACCGTAAGGCGGGGGCCCTCCGTTACACAGGCCCCGCGCGGCGCGCTGGGCAAATTTGTCCCGAATGCGCTCTGATGCGAGTTCCCGTTCGAATTGGGCAAAGGTCAGCATGATATTTCGGAGAAGCCTGCCCGCCGGGGTGGAGGTGTCGAAACGCTCCGTCACTGAAATAAACCCGGCGTGGTGGGCCTCGAAGAGTTCGATTAACTGATAAAAGTCACGGGGCGATCGTGTGAGCCGGTCTATCTTGTAGGTAATGACCATGTCTAAACGCCCCAGTTTAAGGTCGGCCACCAAATGCCGGATTCCAGGACGATCAAGATTGGCTCCGGAATATCCTGGGTCGGAATACAATTTGGCGACCTGGAACCCCTCCTGGCTGTTAATGAAAGAGCGGATCCGGTCTTCTTGTGCCTCACAGGAATTAAAAACCACCTCGGCTTGCTGATCGGTGGACACGCGGGTGTAAATGGCACAGCGGACAATTTGCGGTTTTGTTGCGATTAGAGCAGGGGTCATGGATGGCCGTCCTTTTGACTTTTTGGAGTGGGAAAGACATATCGGGGATCGGGAGAGCTGGGAGACGTTTGCGCCCAGTAAAGTTCATTCAAAAGTTGAAATAAACTTTCGGCGAGAGAGGGATGCGCGGACGAAATATGAGAGATGAGCCCCAGGGGACCATCCAATAAAGAATCCCCGCTCCGGGTGTCATGGAGAAGCCGGGAGAGCCTCTCGCCGGAGCGGGGCAAATCGTAGGGGCGCCGGGAATTCTCCATGACATTACTAGCATAACTTATGTTAATTGTGCTGTCAATGACATAATTATAAGGTTAGGGTATGAACGATAAAAAAATCAACACAGGCACGGATTTTTACCGGGAGAAAGGTTTTGTCAAAGCCTTGACGTTGCATTTGACAGAAAACCTTTATGAAGAGCTACGGAAAAAAGCCTTCAAAGAAAAAGCCTCCCTCCAGTTGACTGCCCGAAAGGCGTTGGAGAAAGGACTGCGCTAAAAGATTTCATGGGGCCTTTCCCATCTGCCGCGTGGGCG is a genomic window containing:
- a CDS encoding recombinase family protein — protein: MTPALIATKPQIVRCAIYTRVSTDQQAEVVFNSCEAQEDRIRSFINSQEGFQVAKLYSDPGYSGANLDRPGIRHLVADLKLGRLDMVITYKIDRLTRSPRDFYQLIELFEAHHAGFISVTERFDTSTPAGRLLRNIMLTFAQFERELASERIRDKFAQRAARGLCNGGPPPYGFQKVEGKLVVDHRRARVVRFIFEKYAELRSAHQVTLCLRDSWHERTTLSDTFVLRVLKCPASAGKIVYKGKVLPGAHEPIISEQLFNHVQALMSESAQEARKPGSSYHHLPYTGILECKECHSNMSPTFTDKKTPEGTRRYHYYRCTSTNHKGWNACTTRQISAARLETTIHQNLARLSRDPFYLKQLIVSAKDQIKDPPENGIEPLQETAPLTPEFLQNELQKHILKSARKTGIEKALSVRQRIEKVYYGKESITARFRLSLPPDGESPLKEVPSSPGSAVSPVFPRPPAENSKGSNLIERSDPFNEFETNKMWS